In Colletotrichum destructivum chromosome 8, complete sequence, the following proteins share a genomic window:
- a CDS encoding Putative membrane bound O-acyl transferase, MBOAT, which translates to MAALLRFLRSIYNLDNLDTRFTNPSSVPYKTVIEARADPAQGKELPAKARARAQPSKWNTPEYWLYVVFIGGIVPYMFWIAYEVSRPSDPRYHNYERFLSDGWIPGRKIDISDSQYHTFRQNLPFMAVLLLCHPLLRKLWNAVFPVPTDLDKRSVTEQGDARLEQRASFDYRFALVFLVALHGFSAMKVLAILYINYQIATRLPRRHVPAATWIFNICMLFANELCQGYKFAAIARHITPPPSGKNLLDEDPFLMRWGAWMDHHGGLMGRWEILFNITVLRLISFNLDYYFSLDQRSGSPLEKQLDPANLSERDRLAISAAPQDYSFRNYLAYAIYAPLYLVGPIMTYNDFISQLRHPPATIEPYRTLRYAVRFLLVLVAMEVILHYDYVCAISHAGIDWSTYSPAQLSLLSFFNLHIIWLKLLLPWRLFRLWALLDGVDPPENMLRCVSNNWSPKSFWKAWHRSYNRWLIRYIYIPLGGANFRSWATTVRSIATYLLVFTFVALWHDIRLRLLIWGWLIVLFLLPEVLAQLLFPARKWEGRPDAYRRLCGLGAVANVLMMMIANLVGFAVGLDGLQSILYGILHDWSGVMFFMIACVSLYMGVQIMFEIRESEMRRGISLKC; encoded by the exons atggccgccctcctcaGGTTCCTGAGGAGCATCTATaacctcgacaacctcgacacTCGCTTCACAAATCCCTCCTCTGTTCCCTACAAGACTGTCATCGAGGCTCGCGCCGATCCCGCACAGGGCAAGGAGCTGCCGGCCAaggcccgcgcccgcgcgCAGCCGTCAAAATGGAACACCCCTGAGTACTGGCTCtacgtcgtcttcatcggcggcatcgtgcCGTACATGTTCTGGATCGCCTACGAGGTCTCACGAC CTTCTGATCCCCGATACCACAACTACGAGCGCTTCCTCTCAGACGGCTGGATCCCGGGTCGTAAGATC GATATATCCGACTCACAATACCACACCTTCCGCCAGAACCTTCCCTTCATGGCCGTCCTCCTACTCTGCCATCCCCTGCTGCGCAAGCTCTGGAACGCAGTGTTCCCCGTCCCCACCGACCTGGACAAGAGATCTGTCACGGAGCAGGGCGACGCCCGCCTCGAGCAGCGCGCCTCCTTCGACTACCgcttcgccctcgtctttctcgtcgccctgcaCGGGTTCTCCGCCATGAAGGTCCTAGCCATCCTCTATATCAACTATCAGATCGCCACGCGCCTGCCTCGCCGCCacgtccccgccgccacTTGGATCTTCAACATCTGCATGCTTTTCGCCAACGAGCTGTGCCAAGGATACAAGTTCGCCGCCATTGCGCGGCACAttacgccgccgccatcgggCAAGAACCTCCTCGATGAGGACCCCTTCCTCATGCGCTGGGGCGCCTGGATGGACCACCACGGCGGGCTGATGGGCCGCTGGGAGATCCTCTTTAACATCACCGTCTTGCGACTCATCAGCTTCAACCTGGACTACTACTTCAGCCTTGACCAGCGGAGTGGAAGTCCCCTGGAG aagcagctcGACCCCGCCAATCTCTCCGAGCGCGACCGCCTCGCCATATCCGCCGCCCCCCAGGACTACTCCTTCCGCAACTATCTCGCCTATGCAATCTACGCGCCCCTCTACCTTGTCGGACCCATCATGACCTACAACGACTTCATCTCCCAGCTGCGTCACCCGCCTGCGACCATAGAGCCCTATCGCACCCTCCGCTACGCTGTTCGATTCCTCCtagtcctcgtcgccatggaGGTCATCCTCCACTACGACTATGTCTGCGCCATCTCCCACGCGGGTATCGACTGGTCCACCTACTCGCCCGCTCagctctccctcctctcctttTTTAACCTTCACATCATTTGGCTCAAGCTCCTTCTCCCCTGGCGCCTTTTCCGCCTCTGGGCCCtcctggacggcgtcgaccccCCAGAGAACATGCTGCGCTGCGTCTCCAACAACTGGTCCCCCAAGTCCTTCTGGAAGGCCTGGCACCGCTCCTACAACCGCTGGCTCATCCGCTACATCTACAtccctctcggcggcgccaactTCCGCTCCTGGGCCACTACCGTGCGTTCCATCGCCACGTACCTGTTGGTCTTCACCTTTGTCGCCCTCTGGCACGACATCCGCCTGCGCTTGCTCATCTGGGGCTGGCTCATTGTGCTCTTCCTCCTACCCGAGGtcctcgcccagctcctGTTCCCGGCGAGGAAGTGGGAGGGTCGCCCAGACGCGTACCGGCGGCTCTGCGGCTTGGGCGCCGTTGCCAACGTGCTTATGATGATGATTGCCAATCTCGTCGGGTTTGCCGTGGGGCTAGACGGCTTGCAGAGTATCCTCTACGGTATTCTGCACGACTGGTCAG GCGTTATGTTCTTTATGATTGCTTGTGTGTCACTGTATATGGGCGTCCAGATCATGTTTGAGATAAGAGAGTCCGAGATGCGAAGAGGCATCTCGTTAAAGTGCTAA